The sequence tgagattcAAATGCAAGATGGTttgttatttatctttttataaaggTTTGGGGAATATTTCTTATCATATTTACGTTGACTAAGCACGAACGAGATAGATTACACTTTCTTATAATGTTAAGTTTTCACAATTACCTCCACAGCATGTCTTTCTGGCATGTTTCTTCCACTGACTTCtctaccaactcttttaataaTGACTTGATAAttctattaaataaaatatatacaattttcaaataatatactTAATTCTTAATACCATTCAAGTCACTTGATAACTGAAAACATATTGTAACGCATTTGTTTTGTAAGAAAaagacagcattttttttttaaaacaattcttCACTTTATCAATAAAACGTTTAAATTAACCATTAAAAGTGTAATATTTGTGATTTACATTTTCAACTTCTGTTATACTTTTAGCAACAGCAAACAGTTTGTTTATTGATCAAATCTAAGGATACAAAAACCTTTGTGTAATTTGTTTTAAGTAACATTAATATAGTGTTATTTATTCAAAGAAACATTAACAAAATGCATGTTATTCTAAAATTGAATTACTATTAGGtacataataaaatcaacggtaccaattttgttgcaccagatgcgcaattcgacaatacatgtctcttcagtgatgctcgtggccaaaatatttgaaatccaaagcttatataaaagatgaagagctataatccaaaaggtccaaaaagtatagccaaattcgtgaaaggaatcagagctttgcacgagggagatacattccttaatttataattatttttaatattttgtaacagcaaattctAATAACACaacaaatccgtattttcatgccagtaccgaagtactggctactgggctggtgataccctcgggtactaatagtccaccagcagaggcatcgacccagtggtagtaataaaatcaacggtaccaattttgttgcaccagatgcgcatttcgacaatacatttcttttcagtgatgctcgtggccaaaatatttgaaatccaaagcttatataaaagatgaagagctataatccaaaaggtccaaaaagtattgtacataatgtatataggTATAAGGtaaatatgaatattcattCAATTGATGAAATTAATGTATACTTACTCAGTGATATATTCCAAATTGTTCTGATACAATATTATCAACAAAGAAGCTACAtttgatctgaaaaaaaaatagaaaaaaggaaagaaaaactAATAATACTGATCATACATAATAATATCATATAACTTTATTTCCAACTCAAAGTGTCCATTTAGCAGACCATTaccttaaaatataaaaaaaattgtggttataATCAATGAGACATCAACCTTATGACAAAAATTAGCAAACGACGTGTAGAAGGATTTCATCTTGATTTTTACTCTAGCTAAAGATCTATTAGACCTTACAAATTATTCGTTTCTCTTCCTAGAAATAAATATACGGCTACGCATCATAGAACAGATTTCCAATACTTACTTATCTTGGTCTCCAAAACtttgttgtttttctaatgtGCGTATGAATTTTAATAAGAATTCTTTATGGTGTAAAAGCTGactaaaatgacaaattgtaATATCGTGTTGTCTTTCATTGTTCCCATTCTTTGTCTGAAGAACAAAATGATTGAATAGAATAAAATTAGCTAAAAATTCTTATGGTTGTTGttttaaacttgtttatgaaattaataatCTGTAGGAggtgaataaataaataaagcattCAACATTTTCTACCTTTACTAATTTTCCAATGGTTGAAATTGaaacggtttttttttttgtgcaaaaatttggtttaaaacatattaaaacgtATACTAATATCCATATTACAAAAAGTAtagaataaacaatttacaatgcATTGGCTCGATGATATGATCCGCAattcatgattttaatttagACGCCATCTAATCAACCACTGATGTGACCTCCAAAGACTGCTATTGGTCATATGACTCGATATGAATAATGATATAAAGATGTAAATCATAGCGAACAATTGATTTgtctaggtctgtttgatttcatattttaggttaaaacaaatgttgattattGTGTTTACCTGTATAAAAAGGCTTGTTTTAGATCGAGTTTGTGAATTACACGGTTTACTCTTGTTTCAGTTTCAATGCTGGCAtttcttactttaaataaacGACCATGCATAATCATTCGTATCCCATCTCTAAACAATGAGTTATattaaagttcacatgaatatggaCTCAAATAGGTGGAATTATTCATTTGCAAGGGcctctttaaaatataaataaaaaatttaaatgtatttttagaaTGAAACTAATCTATGATATTTGTTAATACAAGGGAGATAATCTTCAAATTATATGGGCATTAGTTTTAGTACAACACAATCAGAACTTAGGAACTTACAATCGGAGGATGAAGTACAATATGATCTTGCATCTGAGGGAAaagtattttaaatgtataatcatCATATCTGTAGAGAGGTTTCTTTCCATCTCCTATCTCAGCATTCAGGTCTAGCATCTctgttttcaattaaaaaaaaaggtagcAATTGTAAAAAGTATATGAATTTCAATGACATTTAATAACATGTACTTTGTATAttacttataaaaatattgttttgtcttGTTAATGTATATATCAAAGTTGTTATGGTAATTCTGgaagtctttaaaaaaaatcattttattatcACCACTGTCAACCCTATTTTACAAGCTTTAAATACctcattttattacaaattaacaatatacTTCTGACATTATTCACCTTCTATACACTCAACTATGAAATTACTTTCCATGTTGTCTAGTTGGTACATCAATTTTTCAAACTCTCgctttgatttatttttctgaCGTCTATATAAACAGGAACATATGATGATTGTGACGACGATAAACAATCCAACACCAGCCACTCCACCAACGAGGTAGTCAAGTGGAATACCCAATTCCTTGGCCGTTTCATATTCCAAGTAACCAACAAAGTATTTCTCATTCCCAATCTGGACctaaacacaatacattttataatttaaacacatctatatttattgatgatttataaaattattgttttgttctacATAATGTCTGCCTCaaggaaaaaataatacacCTATACTTTTTCTGCTGCCGTCTTTTATGTatcaaaaaaaatgattatgcTCTTTCATGAActaatgctattttttttaatttttgaattattggtTTAGAGAACCTATAATGAGTGATGGTTCCTCATTTTTGCATTTCTCCTTTTTTCACATGAACTTATAATTCAATAATCCTTCTGGCTCATCATGTGACTCTTGACAAATACACTGAATTTGAAATCAAGCGAATGTATACATCAGACTACTCGAGAAACTTACCACAACTGCAGGTATATCACTCCTGCTATATCCAGGTGTTGATTTTGGTTGTGAAGTAGGAGGGTTACATACAATCTGATCCTCTGATAAATTTGTTACATTGCAATTAGCATTTCCAATAGCAACTTGGACATCTTCTCTTTTAGCTGCCACCATCAAGTTTTTCCCCcatcatttacaaaatattaattgcAAATAACTAGGTTTACATCTTCTAAATCACAGCTGTCATATTATGTGGTATGAGTATGATACAAGGCAAGTTAGAGGTTGTAAATTGGAATAAAATAGATAAGATaagtgaaatattaaaaaacacaaTAGCCTTACAAGGAAATACTTGTAAGCTTTTCTTACATTCTTTAAAATTGTTGGCtagtttttacattattttttttggggaaaaactCTAAATCAACAACAGTTTTTGTTCCTTCACCTTGCAAGGATATAATCAATTCCTTACAAATTTGATtcagttcttttttttctagtaAAAAAATAgtccaatgaaaataaactccTGGTACGCTTAGCTTAATCTATTGGACAGTAATTAAAATAATAGGTTATGGCATTTTTcaccaatattaaaacattttttcattcaaaacttTCTAATTATAATAGCAAAAACATGGCTTCAAGTTGCTATATTTTGTTATCTGCAATCTTTTAAGTTTACAACTTACATTTATGATAACGATTTCGGATTTGAAAAGTTTCACATTGTCCTTGTCTTCCTTATTAAGGTAAAACTTATACACTTTAGGATCTGGGTAGTACTGTAACTGACTGTTAATGCCAGTCAGATTTTGGACTGTAACTGCATTATCTATTATAAATCCAATTGCCGCTGTCACCATTGTTGTTGATTGTCTAAGTCCTCTGACTCTTGGCAAGAGTGTTGGTGATTGACAAAacatcaatgtttcatttttgatCTGACAGTTctgaaataacatattttaatctAATTAAGCAAGCTTGTCATTACTTTATAATAGCTAATCACCgacatttacaatataaatgtttCATACAAGGTAAAGATGGAGTTTAAACTAATGAAGACTTTTAGGGTAACACACTTATTTCTCATACAGAGAGTACTGAAAAAAGAGTAACTTCATCTGTAATTCAAATATATtgccaaaattatttcattcagGCAAATCTTCATATGGTGTTCAACATAACATAAAGTATTCCatcaatcataaaaaaaaaattgtgtgatACACTTAATAATAATAGTGTAAAGTTAAATCAACAGTTTATGAGTTGTGCTGTACAAACTGAGAATCAATGGGACAAATTGAGGATGAAAAGGTTAAATCTTAAATCTAAATATATCTTCACTCCAAAACATGGTTAACAAACTAtctatattaaatttgttttcattacaaatCAAGTTCCagaaattcttttaaatttatacagaACGTCATGATATTAATGACACAGTTGAATAACaagtcttttttattacaaataataaaaaatgtccaataAAACTTACCGTAAGATTTGACTTGACAGAATTTGTCCAGATGAACATTTTTGGGTGATCGATAATGTTAATATTAGTTCCCATAACAGTTAGTCTTCTACCTCCACTAAAAGTATTCATTGAAATTATGCATTAcgcatacaaataaattgatacGATTTTACAACTGATACAGAATATGTTCATCTATccattttaagaaatttactTGATTCATAATGAAATAGCTTATTACacagtataaaaaaattgtcagtaagtatCGTAAATGTTCTACAAACAATTTTTACAACATTCAAAACTAGAAGTATAATTCACTCTATCTGCATGGTTAATTTCTTAACTTTCAAATTCGAGTGTAAAATTTTCAcccactttttttttgtatgaaactGGAGGTGAGAAGTATACCTAAATAAgcaattttcttatatttgaggCAATTTGAAAGTCACATGGTCTCAGTCACATATGGCAAATCAAACTGATCAATTTAGAGTCAtgacttataattataaaatgactTCAACACTTTTTACCGACCTTTTGAAACTTTTCAATGGTTGTATCTTTGTGATTTCTGGATCTGCTACATATGTTAAACTTGTATTGCCAACCATATCCTGTCTGATCTCATTACCATCAACTTTGACAGAAATTTTAGCTTTACCCAATTTACCAGGTGGCAGACGACATTTGATTTGTGCTGtacttttactttaaataaacaagtaaaaaaatcaaaccttGTGAGTTTGTAAACTGCTTATCTCctttaaactaaatatttttctatatacaaatGCACTATGAGTTTCATTTCTTTACCCTGGAAATTGATACTTTTTTATGGGTTCTGTGGGGTAGTATTTAGTCATCTGGTATATAACTGCAACTTtgaatgtacatttttttaaggattcatgttgtcctttttttaacattaaaaaccTGCATAATTAACCATTTTTATAAGATGTTTTCCTAACTTATAAAAGTTTCTGGAGTCTACGTTTGCTTAATATTAGTCTCATGTATATTTATGATACCAGTATATCTATAAATAGCCAAATGGCATTCATACACTGCCTTTGGATTTGAACAATATTATCTTGTGTTGACCTGTTgacatttgaaattgtttattttacttcTTTGTGGATCTTTTTCCTGATCATACTTTTTAGATCTATAAACATTGAAAAGGTACTGAACTAGTGCACAATTTTCAAGGGACCGTCTGGGTGCAGAATATACTCACCGTGTTGAAACTCCATTGTTTTCCTTTTGCTATAGTCTGCCTTTTGgtttgattgttgtttttttttttggtatattccaatgttctataattttgattttctgaTCAATCATTTTATAACAGATGAGAATTATATTAGTTTAATGTGCTGCACACGGAGCACCATTTCATTTCGTGTATGTTTATACATACCTTGATATATTACACATTTGATCATTCACAGTAACCTCCAGTGAGGTTCCTAAATAGATAGGATCACCATGCAAGGTCAAAATTGCTCCTCCAGACACTGCTCTTTTATTTGGTGTTACTCTTTGTAATATTGGAttctatcaataaatatatcacTACTATTACATATCTATCTACCAATAGTTCTAACAGTAAATAAGTAAGGTTTATGCTCTTCAActctgtatttgtttggctttttatcaatattttgatatgagcgtcactgatgagtcttatgtagtcAAGAGACGCATCTgccgtaataaattataatcctgctacctttgataactattatgtgCTTTTAAACTTATTGTATATGTAGGATTCTAAAATGCGATGGGGACGCTAAAGTACAatggtcacgctaaagtgcgatggtctacgctaaagtGTGATTCCTCGACACGCTAAAGAGCGATAGTATGCGAAAGTATAGACGTTAGAAACGTAGATGGATTACGACGTTAAAAGTCGTTtatacaaatcaaaaatatacatatatttcatgaACAACTGTCATGTCCATGACTTAATTAATTCAAACCTAACCGTTTTTGTCAGCTGTTATAATATTGTGAATTTTATGGAAAAGTAACGTCTATAAAACAAAGGTACATGCTTTCAAATTCATGCATAAATTATAGATTGTCAGCTAAATCACTAGTTTGTACATTGTAGGAAAATATAATATCTTCATGTACTCGCtacgaaaaaaaagagaaaacatcccttttctctctcattttattaaaagcttatacaaatacatgttaaacattCTGACAATGAACGAATTTTTTAAGTGTAATTTTCAATGGCGCCTGCAAGGGAGGAGTTCAAATAATTGATAGACTGTGTGAACGGTAATTAAGCTACACCAATGATCCAAATATTTGATACGACCGAATAgttcaaaaataatttgcatgaaatatagTATTTTGTTACCTAATATACCTTTTAAGCAATAAAAACGTCGGTCTTAAAAATTAAGGAACAATCACTtcaggatgtacacctctgaggagccaaaaatctatagaattaaacttttttttcttaactgtTTTTTGGTTTATAAGACTGTgacaaaataattggtgaagaaaaaatcatatgatggtgcacttcttttttttctatgaacCTTTGAAAATCCCGAATTTTGATGATTTACccatttttcatcgatttttacctattttggggcaattattttgaaaaaatcacagttccacatttaaactttttttcatactttctacaaagatgaagtggaccaatctgaataaattttacttaaaaaaactataggtaggtgttaatataagaaagttttatcatattgtgACGCTTTTCTTGTGTAAAATTAaccatgctgtcaattttgtatttttgtgatttttctcagttttaagaacacaatgcatattatttcaccttttttgtttgattgaaaaattacatatctaacaaatttgaaaagaccaaaatgatatgggatgtacatgattccggtaaaatgtttttttttgtatccctcacccatttttcaaagttttggCTAAAAATTCAGACTTGATTGgtcttaaaatttgaaaactggattactaAAAAAACGTTCATTATGAATACACACTTTTTTCACAGATTTATGTttcgttaaaatatttttcattgatattttccacttgtatcacacgttttggaaataattcaagaacgagtttcaacgagactgaacaaGACTAAAAAGTCAGATTTAGCCACAGATATTTATAAAGCCTATTACAAAATTATAGCTTAGAATTTTAGCTCtgcaaaaacacaattttttaacatCCATATACTTCCATCTTTTAGTCCCAAAATCTAACACTTTTGGTCCATCGCACTCATataccatcgtactttagcaaACAAACAgccatcgtactttagcgtgAAACACCATTGTATTTTAGCGTAGACCATtgcactttagcgtgaccatcCTACTTTAGAgcaccatcgcactttagagtcctacatatacAATTAACAATTTCCATctcatttacaattttaaatcaaTGTATAGCAGATGTCCTACGCAATTTAGCCCATTATTCAATCCCTTAAAATAAGAAAGGATCCTATAAAACTGATTCTAAGTGTCTATGAGTTTTATAATCTTCATCAAATTAGTCTGCATAGCTAAACTAGATGCGAACACTAACAAATTAGGAAACAATTGCTACAATGTTTGTAAAAGCTTCctcaaaatcatgaaaaatacaatAACATCAAAGTTTTCTAACTATCATTAATTTCAGACATGAAatctatacacatggaaaaaagtattgcaacaccttgatttttttaaacttgaaccATTAGCCttttattttggatggaatatgataaaatatttgtaaaataatattgaaacatagtttatgattacattggcattttaaagaacaaaaaatgtttgaaaaaaagatttatctaaccacaattttataaacaaaatgaagtgttttgtacaaaaaactgcattttaaaactttaactgtAGTCGAACTTCACAATGTCAGACTTTTCAAAATTAACCTTAAGATGATtattcacatcatggttgatcgttatacgccaaagaattagaaCTTTGTGCATAATCTCCATTCAAACGGTCAACCGCCACTTAACGTCTTATAattcctgccataaatcgactaatttgttgcaGCAACCATTTCCGATGAagggtattgtttatttcatcacgGGACTTGGGTGTCCTTTCGCGCACATtacgcccaatagtgtcccatatatgctcgatatggttcaaatcctgGCTGTGATCGGGCCAGGGAAGATAAACAGAATTCCATTTaaacaatggatcttcctccacgatgcttatttccaattttgacgacgagctctgcactacattggatacggataactgtgtgtctgttcgtacgCAAAGGTCCCCGAAATGGTATTATCGTACAATAGCCAGTAGAGATGAGTCAATCTCgaacaaatattgttaaaaggctcctgtatgcccaccactctctttttaggattgtattaTATTCAATGGGGTTTTTTCTGACTAAGCTTCATCATGTTTGATTTGTCATAGCAGATGGCATTGGGGGTCTTTTTGATCTCGGATAGTGTTTTGTGTCGTTTATTgtctgatttttattctcaaaacgattAAAAGCGGAAAAGTGATGACCGAAAATACGTGCGGTTGTCACAGCGACTTTCCTACttctctcatgctgataatctgccatcttgctgcggTAAAGAGTTGTGgaggacccattacaaggtgtcaatcacaaaAATTATACACTTGGTTATCTAAAGTGTTGCAAACAATCAGGATAAAAACacctgttttgctgtttacgggtacagtagctgcatgtgcagataagaacttatcgagtcgataatTATTGATCAAACTAAGgttatatgtaaataatgtttaactagttctattcCAACaaattatattagaaaaaaataaagagtgttttttaatttcaatttcaatttggtgttgcaacacttttttccatgtgtatataataCTTTAAAGTTTACAACTTACCatatattgaaattcaaaatttttgaatgatattttaAGAACCACGACATGTCCCTTTTTATCACCTGCATCACTGGGTCCGAGTATACAAACTATCCtgtaaattaaacaaagttCCATATACCATGGAAAATAAGTTCCTTATAAATCTGATGATTAGTTTTAAGTTTCTTATAAAATGAAAGCATTTGCTTCCATTGAATAGGGATAACCTAATCATCAGATTTATAAGGAAGTTATGAAACTATTGATATTATAGTCTCTGCCCTTCAGTGCTTTTCTTTAGTACTAACATGTTGGTTTATAGAGTTGACTAGTTAATAATAATAGCTATTTACAGTAATAAATGACTCTAAGTAGTATACTTACTCTCTGGCAGGTTGGTACAGATCACCATTAGGAACACAGGCTACTCCAGCAATTGTCACATTATTCTGTACATCAACAAATACAGCACCAAGATTTCTTCCTTTAATTGTCACAATTGTACCTCCATAAACATGGCCTACCCGTGGAGTTACCTACATTGCAGACATTTCATATAGCAACAAATTATTAATTATGTAAAAACAGTTTCCACGATGATTCCAAAGAAATACATAAAGCGACATTCATATTTAAGTAAGGACATAATTATGAAATCTGTTTATATGTTGAAGGAAAATAAGAAAGCAACCTCATGTTCTTCCTGGCCCAACATAACAAAAAAGATGAATTGCTCAATATAACCATCTATAATAAAACGATTGTCTAGTCTAAAatcttatataataaaatttctaaatgtttTGAGGTCAACTTTgctg is a genomic window of Mytilus trossulus isolate FHL-02 chromosome 1, PNRI_Mtr1.1.1.hap1, whole genome shotgun sequence containing:
- the LOC134706958 gene encoding plexin-A4-like, with product MSVPSDQIYGDRIRRGPTFCPKIDKDRTGDVYIHNNTSKEVVIIGSYFPEIKNGNGYKCIIGTGAHSNGNIEAVATRVSGTELKCHVPLISYGLPDSGIIEARLRVTWGSEAEIENDGAIVQIYSCSKMAHGDCSLCKNFEQSRTSLNCQWCDNPLQCQYKDHCSAVGAVARCPGPHIDSVTPRVGHVYGGTIVTIKGRNLGAVFVDVQNNVTIAGVACVPNGDLYQPAREIVCILGPSDAGDKKGHVVVLKISFKNFEFQYMNPILQRVTPNKRAVSGGAILTLHGDPIYLGTSLEVTVNDQMCNISSKSTAQIKCRLPPGKLGKAKISVKVDGNEIRQDMVGNTSLTYVADPEITKIQPLKSFKSGGRRLTVMGTNINIIDHPKMFIWTNSVKSNLTNCQIKNETLMFCQSPTLLPRVRGLRQSTTMVTAAIGFIIDNAVTVQNLTGINSQLQYYPDPKVYKFYLNKEDKDNVKLFKSEIVIINVKEQKLLLI